A region from the Vicia villosa cultivar HV-30 ecotype Madison, WI linkage group LG3, Vvil1.0, whole genome shotgun sequence genome encodes:
- the LOC131657967 gene encoding uncharacterized protein LOC131657967, producing MEHSTNCDSPCNGQSVGVIPNQMTTELKCDLQPINIDSISCSDSDASSVVSIKEGCGSPMSSWASDPETDISSVTSCHVMPDESLQDVDLEGNYPDLEGENQFVGVENNDDGFSWEMDNRSYEELLKKFIEKEEELRVSNFKLHLSEQEIVGLKVQAEKRESQINDMHEKLELKEDELYEQKELLDKEIFKLKNRIRESGSQLDDVRGELNLKKGQLDSVHRELKLKNAQLFMMREKLKLDLKHVQLDYESELNLKNGDLDKMREELLLKKHQLDNVREELKQKVKELNEQKELSKEEIFKLKTQLIESENQLENMLEELELKADELDNVRDELKLKAEELNEQKELSNEEIFKLKTQITESENRLESVREELSLKKEELQKQTDELDIHISEFANKITDLMEQLKAAQKKEKISKNEVANLREELDSKSSMIHQLQCQIKEAKENRAALECNIEALVLNKEENDINHEEELRKLNQTLLDSQVMFSWEREKMDADIARLSKLRKQLTSKLEEFESRNKELEKKVMLHGAEKSSQNKLHYAEVKLLQNEISCLKKELGERMNDAKAANMESNKVRIEINEANGKIDKLKTEICSRGDQISHMKNHIDELNTSLKELEVHYRTKVNDENKLIMRVEELEKEVSKQNVVISEKAAEKPGEKKEAVKQLWNSLEYNWSGYSDIFKR from the coding sequence ATGGAGCACTCTACCAACTGTGATTCACCTTGTAATGGACAGAGTGTAGGGGTGATCCCAAATCAGATGACTACCGAGCTGAAATGTGACCTTCAACCAATCAATATTGATTCGATTTCTTGCTCTGACTCTGATGCTAGCTCTGTGGTTTCTATAAAGGAGGGTTGTGGATCACCTATGTCATCATGGGCTTCCGATCCCGAAACTGATATCTCATCTGTGACCAGTTGTCATGTAATGCCTGATGAATCCCTTCAGGATGTTGACCTTGAAGGAAACTATCCTGATTTGGAAGGAGAAAACCAGTTCGTCGGTGTGGAAAACAATGATGATGGTTTCTCGTGGGAGATGGACAATAGAAGTTATGAAGAGTTGCTCAAAAAGTTCATTGAAAAGGAGGAAGAGTTAAGAGTTTCCAATTTTAAGCTTCATCTTTCGGAACAAGAGATTGTAGGGTTGAAAGTTCAAGCTGAGAAGAGAGAGAGTCAGAttaatgatatgcatgaaaaatTGGAGCTGAAAGAGGATGAGTTGTATGAACAAAAAGAGCTTTTGGATAAAGAGATTTTCAAGTTGAAGAATCGAATTAGAGAAAGTGGAAGTCAACTTGATGATGTGCGCGGAGAATTAAATCTGAAAAAGGGCCAGCTTGATAGTGTGCACAGAGAATTAAAGCTGAAGAATGCTCAGCTTTTTATGATGCGTGAAAAGTTGAAGCTGGACTTGAAACATGTTCAACTTGATTATGAGAGCGAATTAAATTTGAAAAACGGTGATCTTGATAAAATGCGGGAAGAGTTGTTGCTGAAAAAGCATCAGCTTGATAATGTCCGTGAAGAATTGAAGCAGAAAGTGAAGGAGCTGAATGAACAAAAGGAGCTTTCGAAAGAAGAGATTTTCAAGTTGAAGACTCAACTTATAGAAAGTGAGAATCAACTTGAAAATATGCTGGAAGAATTGGAGCTGAAAGCAGATGAGCTTGATAATGTCCGCGATGAATTGAAGCTGAAAGCGGAAGAGTTGAATGAGCAAAAGGAACTTTCGAATGAAGAGATTTTTAAGTTGAAGACTCAAATTACAGAAAGTGAGAATCGACTCGAAAGTGTGCGCGAAGAATTGAGTCTGAAAAAAGAGGAGCTGCAAAAACAAACTGATGAGTTGGATATTCATATATCAGAATTTGCCAACAAGATTACAGATTTGATGGAACAACTTAAGGCGGCTCAAAAGAAGGAGAAGATTTCAAAAAATGAAGTCGCAAATTTAAGAGAGGAACTTGATAGTAAGTCATCTATGATTCATCAGTTGCAATGTCAGATTAAAGAGGCAAAGGAAAATCGTGCTGCATTAGAATGCAACATAGAAGCCTTGGTTTTAAATAAAGAGGAGAATGACATTAACCACGAGGAGGAGTTGAGAAAATTGAATCAGACACTGCTTGATTCTCAGGTTATGTTCTCCTGGGAGAGAGAAAAGATGGATGCTGATATTGCAAGATTGTCAAAACTGAGAAAACAATTGACCTCTAAACTGGAGGAATTCGAGAGTAGAAACAAGGAGTTAGAAAAAAAAGTAATGCTACACGGAGCTGAAAAATCGAGTCAGAATAAGCTGCATTATGCCGAAGTAAAACTTTTGCAAAACGAAATCAGTTGTTTGAAGAAAGAACTTGGTGAAAGGATGAATGATGCAAAAGCTGCGAATATGGAATCAAACAAGGTAAGGATTGAAATAAATGAAGCCAATGGCAAGATTGATAAGCTTAAGACTGAGATATGCTCGCGGGGCGATCAAATATCACATATGAAGAATCATATAGACGAGCTGAACACGTCACTGAAGGAGCTGGAAGTCCACTATAGAACTAAAGTGAATGATGAAAATAAGCTGATAATGCGAGTTGAAGAACTTGAAAAAGAGGTGAGTAAACAGAATGTTGTGATCTCAGAAAAGGCTGCAGAAAAGCCTGGGGAGAAGAAGGAGGCAGTTAAGCAACTATGGAATTCACTTGAGTACAATTGGAGTGGATACAGTGACATATTCAAGCGTTGA
- the LOC131657968 gene encoding uncharacterized protein LOC131657968 — MWGEIWRAIEDLGVVNLEGKRDYRKHIEVLEKVDKNIGLVGKEKENISYSFSNANGQLGGLIIPWKEGGVEVVHSFKEEGFLGVKLIWRSYVYYIVNVYSSCDLNKKKELWNALLLRKNNYVDGEWVIGGDFNSIKNHSERKGRTDRERSEDSKAFVNFIIDSKLLDIPCKGKSFTWDISDQCPIWLIKDGVNWGPKPFKVNNEWFSNSSFLPFVEKKWREIKVEGRGDFVLKEKLCVLKDCLKWWNTAIFGKFDLDVENNVHGLNEGDCALERASEGERIEMLANRNETTSRFWLNLRIKENMLVQKSRLKWLNGGE, encoded by the exons ATGTGGGGGGAAATATGGAGGGCTATTGAGGATTTGGGGGTTGTTAATTTGGAGGGTAAGAGGGATTATAGAAAACATATTGAGGTTTTggaaaaagttgataaaaataTAGGGTTGGTTGGGAAGGAGAAA GAGAACATTAGTTACTCGTTTTCTAACGCCAACGGTCAATTGGGTGGATTGATTATTCCTTGGAAGGAAGGAGGGGTGGAAGTGGTTCATAGCTTTAAGGAAGAGGGCtttttgggtgtaaagttaataTGGAGGAGTTATGTGTATTATATTGTCAATGTGTACTCTTCTTGCGATCTCAATAAGAAGAAGGAATTATGGAATGCGCTTTTATTGAGGAAGAACAACTATGTCGATGGCGAGTGGGTCATTGGTGGGGACTTTAATTCCATTAAGAATCATTCAGAGAGGAAGGGGAGGACGGATCGAGAGAGGAGCGAAGATTCGAAGGCTTTTgtaaattttattattgataGTAAGCTTCTTGATATTCCTTGCAAAGGCAAATCTTTTACTTG GGATATTTCAGACCAATGTCCTATTTGGCTAATCAAGGATGGGGtgaattggggtcctaaaccgttCAAGGTTAATAACGAATGGTTTTCGAATAGttcttttcttccttttgtgGAGAAAAAATGGAGGGAGATAAAGGTAGAAGGGAGGGGAGATTTTGTGTTGAAGGAAAAGTTGTGTGTTCTTAAAGATTGTCTTAAATGGTGGAACACTGCGATTTTTGGGAAGTTTGATTTAGATGTTGAAAATAATGTTCATGGGTTGAATGAAGGGGATTGTGCTTTAGAAAGAGCTTCGGAGGGGGAGAGGATTGAGATGCTTGCTAATAGAAATGAGACAACTAGTCGcttttggttgaatttgagaatAAAGGAGAATATGCTAGTTCAAAAATCTAGATTGAAGTGGTTAAACGGCGGAGAATAG